The following are from one region of the Vitis riparia cultivar Riparia Gloire de Montpellier isolate 1030 chromosome 14, EGFV_Vit.rip_1.0, whole genome shotgun sequence genome:
- the LOC117931408 gene encoding uncharacterized protein LOC117931408, with protein MVMRSNAKHLMHDAIIARFDPYMYAFDGSYQNVTQVYLPVLFKNHWTLYVYDLHNKRIQLLDSRPGRKRSCMSGIQQNLAKVVLWLVANKKEMVAVDLNMYSFVMPNVPCQPNDNDCGIFVMKFMDNWSNGGLSKSIDVAKIKKYRLKLLGRLLLSSHNAHRHRFMTV; from the exons ATGGTGATGCGTTCCAATGCAAAACATTTGATGCACGATGCAATTATTGCGCGTTTCGATCCATATATGTATGCCTTTGATGGTTCGTATCAGAATGTTACTCAG GTCTACTTACCAGtccttttcaaaaaccattggACACTTTATGTCTATGACTTACATAACAAACGAATCCAGCTCTTGGATTCTCGGCCTGGAAGAAAAAGGAGTTGTATGAGTGGAATACAACAAAATTTG GCCAAGGTTGTTCTATGGCTTGTTGCCAACAAGAAAGAAATGGTTGCTGTAGACTTGAACATGTACAGTTTTGTCATGCCAAACGTACCATGCCAACCAAATGA CAATGACTGCGGcatttttgttatgaaattcATGGACAACTGGTCCAATGGGGGACTCTCCAAATCCATCGATGTG GCCAAGATTAAGAAGTATAGATTGAAGCTACTGGGCAGATTATTGCTTTCATCACATAATGCACATCGGCATCGATTTATGACAGTTTGA